In Phlebotomus papatasi isolate M1 chromosome 1, Ppap_2.1, whole genome shotgun sequence, the following proteins share a genomic window:
- the LOC129798603 gene encoding aminopeptidase N-like, whose amino-acid sequence MDKKFFLLLVVFSTLCVLCPAHPTVITKGSSQNDDLQYRLPRTSRPFHYDLHMKIDVDEIEFFGWETIHIDVLEATDEIAVNYKDMTVTEETVSLMDSNNNLVQLQSFDYNNITEILRLKFPQLIPEKYYLYLEFNSTIRNDRKGLYISTYFNETGDKRNIATTFMAPNYARMAFPCYDEPEYKATYSIRISHRDNYFAISNMPALRVEPEGTTDGWLTTVFDKSLKTSTYIVAFIVCDFVGNKDPVANFTIFSQQSVIGDTDFALQYSQNVLKELELYLDRKFQYPKMDIIAIDDFLMGAMENWGIITYLSSRILVNDRTDEKAKHQVAKTIAHELAHQWFGNEVTHFYWSAVWLKEGLASLFEDSISGIIFPDWKTEDKFTLDTMLSVMQDDAGKTGVRQMFMEVETVEEIRNIYDFVTYKKAASVMRTMANILTGPVFKAGLKKYINDFSFDVAAPDDLSGSWQWAIDQNVPGSLPPIKEVFDTWINNPGFPFIIVTRNYDSSRVSVRQQRFMATLDFTKVPETRYYIPLNYASPSKNSDFADTSVDHFLKHTDNSVEFPVQAQANDWVIFNSKSTMYYRVNYDHRNWELIIEALTTNHNTIDPSNRAQLIDDSFNLARYGYLPYKFPFDLMKNYFKNERYYYAAASGIRNLEYLKRNVRSIGTERFSTFILDLLTPVYNEIGLEELPTDDHLQKMLRTDVLLLVCRTPKSPCIQDAYNYLKENLQNDISTNVRRAIYRGAIQYDCREYEENCQTDFPGFKILTDKLSRLTRSEASRRRNSLEIGDIFSAFGCVTDSSLINEILSMTIQGYPFVEFENSYYNTILNNLLYSEEKIIKHVLEFLRDNLQTLQDRLDSFSGIFANIGYVGVTEEHKSLILEIIERYMAQAEDPISESMQKTIDTALDDIEENLAWNTKLSGEVLEWLTENTSGSGTIYMVNFLLCISALSLYFLN is encoded by the exons ATGGATAAAAAGTTTTTCCTACTATTGGTAGTATTTTCCACACTCTGTGTCCTCTGTCCTGCCCATCCGACAGTGATCACCAAAGGATCATCCCAAAATGACGATCTTCAGTACAGATTGCCAAGAACATCCCGACCATTTCACTATGATTTGCACATGAAGATCGATGTGGATGAAATTGAGTTCTTTGGCTGGGAAACCATTCACATTGATGTACTGGAAGCAACTGACGAAATAGCAGTTAACTACAAGGATATGACGGTGACTGAGGAAACTGTGAGTCTTATGGATAGCAATAACAATCTTGTGCAGCTTCAATCATTTGACTACAACAACATCACGGAGATCTTAAGATTAAAATTCCCCCAATTGATCCCTGAAAAATATTATCTTTACCTGGAATTTAATAGCACGATAAGAAACGATCGAAAAGGGCTGTATATCAGCACTTATTTCAATGAAACTGGTGATAAAAG aaATATCGCCACAACATTTATGGCCCCTAATTATGCGAg AATGGCATTTCCCTGTTACGACGAACCAGAATATAAAGCAACTTATTCAATCCGCATAAGTCACAGAGATAATTACTTTGCAATCTCCAACATGCCAGCTCTTCGAGTCGAACCAGAAGG AACAACTGATGGATGGTTGACTACAGTCTTCGACAAATCCTTAAAGACATCGACATATATTGTAGCATTTATAGTTTGCGATTTCGTTGGCAACAAAGATCCTGTGgcaaattttacgattttttcacaACAGTCCGTTATTGGTGATACCGACTTTGCTCTTCAATATTCTCAAAATGTCCTAAAAGAACTAGAACTGTATCTAGATCGAAAGTTTCAATATCCCAAAATGGATATAATCGCTATCGATGATTTCCTGATGGGAGCCATGGAGAACTGGGGCATTATAACGTATTT GAGTAGCCGAATCCTGGTCAACGACAGAACAGATGAGAAAGCCAAGCATCAAGTAGCTAAAACCATTGCTCATGAATTGGCTCATCAGTGGTTCGGCAACGAAGTTACCCACTTTTACTGGTCAGCCGTATGGCTTAAGGAAGGTTTAGCATCACTTTTCGAAGATAGTATCAGTGGAATAATTTTCCCAGATTGGAAAACTGAGGATAAATTCACACTAGATACTATGCTATCCGTTATGCAAGATGATGCTGGGAAAACCGGTGTTAGACAAATGTTTATGGAAGTTGAGACCGTTGAGGAGATCCGAAATATTTACGACTTCGTTACGTATAAAAAAGCTGCATCAGTTATGAGAACTATGGCCAATATTTTGACCGGACCCGTTTTCAAAGCAGGACTAAAGAAGTACATCAATGATTTCAGCTTCGATGTTGCCGCTCCCGATGACCTATCCGGAAGTTGGCAATGGGCAATTGATCAAAACGTTCCAGGATCGCTTCCTCCGATAAAAGAAGTCTTTGATACGTGGATAAACAACCCCGGGTTCCCATTTATTATAGTCACAAGAAACTATGACAGCTCACGAGTTTCAGTTAGGCAACAACGTTTTATGGCAACTTTGGACTTTACCAAAGTACCCGAAACACGTTACTACATACCTTTGAACTACGCTTCTCCGTCGAAGAACTCTGATTTTGCGGATACATCTGTCGATCATTTTCTTAAACATACTGACAACTCGGTTGAATTTCCAGTTCAGGCCCAAGCCAATGACTGggtaatttttaattcaaaatccaCAATGTACTATCGAGTGAATTACGACCATAGGAATTGGGAATTAATCATCGAAGCCCTTACTACGAATCACAACACTATTGATCCTTCCAACAGAGCTCAGCTGATTGATGACTCCTTTAACTTAGCACGCTACGGATATCTTCCATATAAATTTCCTTTCGACCTAATGAAGAACTACTTCAAGAACGAACGGTACTACTATGCTGCAGCTTCTGGTATTCGTAACCTAGAATATTTAAAGAGAAACGTACGAAGTATCGGAACGGAAAGGTTCTCAACCTTCATCCTAGATCTGTTAACTCCGGTATACAATGAAATCGGGCTTGAAGAACTACCCACTGATGATCATTTGCAAAAGATGTTACGAACTGATGTCCTACTACTTGTTTGTAGGACTCCAAAATCACCTTGCATCCAAGATGCTTACAATTACTTGAAAGAGAATTTGCAAAATGACATTTCTACCAATGTCCGACGAGCAATATACCGTGGAGCCATTCAATACGATTGCCGGGAATATGAAGAAAATTGCCAGACCGATTTCCCAGGATTCAAAATCCTAACGGACAAATTAAGTAGACTTACAAGGTCAGAAGCTAGTCGCAGAAGAAACTCATTGGAAATTGGGGATATTTTTTCTGCCTTTGGTTGTGTTACAGACAGTAGCTTAATAAACGAGATCCTTAGTATGACTATTCAAGGATATCCTTtcgttgaatttgaaaattcttacTACAACACAATCTTAAACAATTTACTGTACTCCGAAGAAAAGATAATAAAACACGTTCTTGAATTTCTGAGGGACAACTTGCAGACTCTCCAGGATCGCTTGGATAGTTTTTCTGGCATTTTTGCAAATATCGGATATGTAGGTGTAACAGAAGAACACAAATCACTG ATACTAGAAATAATTGAGAGGTACATGGCTCAAGCTGAGGATCCAATTTCCGAGAGTATGCAGAAAACAATCGATACAGCTCTCGACGATATCGAGGAAAACCTAGCTTGGAATACTAAGCTTTCTGGTGAAGTTCTCGAATGGTTAACCGAAAATACAAGTGGGTCAGGAACGATTTACATGGTAAACTTCCTACTTTGTATCAGCGCCTTGTCTCTTTATTTCTTGAATTAA